One region of Streptomyces sp. CG4 genomic DNA includes:
- a CDS encoding LysR substrate-binding domain-containing protein: MQFQQLQYFVAVAETRHFTRAAELVHVAQPSLSQQIKALERELGADLFLRARGNITLTDAGEALLPLARRILADTDTARYEVQELVQLRRGRVRLGATPSLCTGLLPDVLRAFHDRYPGIRLLIEEGGSHDLVRELARGALDLALVVLPLPTPAPALSTVELLREELVVVSSPEAPAPGRGRRVVHVADLEGERLVMFRHGYDLRELTVSACRSAGFEPEFAVEGGEMDAVLGFVRAGLGIAVVPRMVATRSGQGLRVTPLARPGLQRTIALAHRSDVAPPRAARELQRMLLER; this comes from the coding sequence ATGCAGTTCCAGCAGCTTCAGTATTTCGTCGCCGTCGCGGAGACCCGGCACTTCACCCGCGCCGCCGAGCTGGTGCATGTCGCCCAGCCGTCGCTGTCGCAGCAGATCAAGGCGTTGGAGCGGGAGCTGGGGGCGGATCTGTTCCTGCGTGCCCGGGGCAACATCACGCTCACCGACGCGGGCGAGGCACTGCTGCCGCTGGCCCGGCGGATCCTGGCCGACACGGACACCGCCCGGTACGAGGTGCAGGAGCTGGTGCAACTGCGGCGGGGCCGGGTGCGGCTCGGGGCGACGCCGAGCCTGTGCACGGGCCTGCTGCCGGACGTGCTGCGCGCCTTCCACGACCGCTATCCCGGTATCCGGCTGCTGATCGAGGAGGGCGGCTCGCACGACCTGGTGCGCGAGCTGGCCCGGGGCGCGCTGGACCTCGCGCTGGTCGTGCTGCCCCTGCCGACGCCGGCGCCCGCGCTGTCGACGGTGGAACTGCTGCGGGAGGAGCTGGTGGTGGTGTCCTCACCCGAGGCGCCGGCCCCCGGCCGGGGTCGGCGGGTGGTGCATGTCGCCGATCTGGAGGGCGAGCGGCTCGTGATGTTCCGGCACGGCTACGACCTCAGGGAACTGACCGTCTCCGCGTGTCGCTCCGCTGGGTTCGAGCCGGAGTTTGCTGTTGAAGGGGGTGAGATGGACGCGGTGTTGGGGTTTGTCCGGGCGGGGTTGGGGATCGCTGTGGTGCCGCGGATGGTTGCCACGCGGTCCGGGCAGGGGCTGCGGGTCACTCCGTTGGCTCGGCCGGGTTTGCAGCGGACCATTGCGTTGGCTCACCGGAGTGATGTGGCTCCGCCTCGGGCCGCGCGGGAGCTTCAGCGGATGCTTCTTGAGCGGTGA
- a CDS encoding SAM-dependent methyltransferase, whose translation MERPAWAPRSIDISVPSVSRIYDYYLGGSHNFEVDREAARKAMEFMPGLPKIMQANRAFMRRAVRFAAQQGISQFLDIGSGIPTFGNVHEVAQAAVPGAHVVYVDHDPVAVAHSQAVLAGEDTADVVAADLRKPQEILASPQVERLIDLNRPVALLLVAILHFVEDADDPYGAVAELREALAPGSLLILTHASYEGIPVPAERAEGAVDVYKDIRNPLIMRSRDEIARFFEGYDMVEPGLVPMPHWQPESAPEDEDPFAFSGFAGVGRTA comes from the coding sequence ATGGAGCGCCCCGCCTGGGCCCCACGGAGCATCGACATCTCGGTGCCGAGCGTCTCGCGGATCTACGACTACTACCTGGGCGGCTCGCACAACTTCGAGGTCGACCGGGAGGCGGCCCGCAAGGCGATGGAGTTCATGCCGGGACTGCCGAAGATCATGCAGGCCAACCGGGCGTTCATGCGCCGCGCCGTGCGGTTCGCGGCCCAGCAGGGCATCAGCCAGTTCCTGGACATCGGCTCCGGCATCCCGACGTTCGGCAACGTCCACGAGGTGGCCCAGGCGGCCGTACCGGGCGCGCACGTGGTCTACGTCGACCACGACCCGGTCGCCGTCGCGCACAGCCAGGCCGTACTGGCCGGCGAGGACACCGCGGACGTGGTCGCGGCGGACCTGCGCAAGCCGCAGGAAATCCTTGCGAGCCCCCAGGTGGAGCGACTGATCGACCTGAACCGGCCGGTCGCCCTCCTCCTCGTTGCCATACTGCACTTCGTGGAAGACGCGGACGACCCCTACGGTGCGGTGGCCGAGCTGCGCGAGGCGCTCGCGCCCGGCAGCCTGCTGATCCTCACCCATGCCTCGTACGAGGGAATCCCGGTGCCTGCCGAGCGGGCCGAGGGCGCGGTGGACGTATACAAGGACATTCGCAACCCGCTGATCATGCGCTCGCGCGACGAGATCGCGCGGTTCTTCGAGGGGTACGACATGGTGGAACCGGGACTGGTGCCGATGCCGCACTGGCAGCCGGAGTCGGCGCCGGAGGACGAGGATCCGTTCGCCTTCTCCGGATTCGCCGGCGTGGGGCGTACGGCGTGA
- a CDS encoding succinate dehydrogenase, which produces MARTMWDSSVGKKTVMAVSGVIMLLYLVAHMIGNLKIYFGAGEFNHYAHWLRTVGEPFMHYEWTLWLIRIVLVVAVVAHATSAYQLSRRDIKARPSKYVHARPRASYATRTMRWGGIILGLFIVWHVLDLTTGTVHPGHFRNGHPYQNVVGDFSHWYSNVIYIVAMLALGLHIRHGFWSAAQTLGVGSRARDRALKTVANVLALLLTAGFIAVPVGVMTGVVS; this is translated from the coding sequence ATGGCGCGCACGATGTGGGACTCCTCCGTCGGCAAGAAGACGGTGATGGCGGTCAGCGGCGTGATCATGCTGCTGTACCTGGTCGCGCACATGATCGGCAATCTGAAGATCTACTTCGGAGCGGGCGAGTTCAACCACTACGCCCACTGGCTGCGCACTGTCGGCGAACCCTTCATGCACTACGAGTGGACCCTCTGGCTCATCCGGATCGTGCTCGTCGTCGCCGTGGTCGCCCACGCCACCTCCGCGTACCAGCTCAGCCGCCGGGACATCAAGGCGCGGCCCAGCAAGTACGTGCACGCAAGGCCCAGGGCGAGCTACGCCACCCGCACCATGCGCTGGGGCGGGATCATCCTCGGCCTGTTCATCGTCTGGCACGTCCTGGACCTGACCACCGGCACCGTGCACCCCGGACACTTCCGCAACGGGCACCCGTACCAGAACGTCGTCGGCGACTTCTCGCACTGGTACAGCAACGTCATCTACATCGTCGCGATGCTCGCGCTCGGCCTGCACATCCGGCATGGCTTCTGGAGCGCAGCGCAGACCCTCGGCGTCGGCAGCCGCGCCCGCGACCGCGCCCTGAAGACCGTCGCCAACGTCCTCGCGCTGCTGCTCACGGCCGGTTTCATCGCCGTACCCGTGGGCGTCATGACCGGAGTGGTGAGCTGA
- a CDS encoding polysaccharide deacetylase family protein, with product MQKDHFFTRRRMLLAGAATLGAAGTARGVLAGGATETTRAAPPVSGPQARQALKPSAFRLQPLTGDGPPHTEPRKLKVRREPILQISGRGRRMMLTFDDGPNPDYTPHILDALDKYDVRAMFFVCGECVADYPELVARMADEGHVVGNHTWTHPLLTTLNRKQIHSEMKRTSDIIEHTYGEPPQWFRAPYGAWNRAAFQLGAEMGMEPMAWTVDTTDWMEPGTDTIIDRVESGAAPGVVVLSHDAGGDRSETVHAIREWLPYLLDSGYHLTVPPRRV from the coding sequence ATGCAGAAGGATCATTTCTTCACCCGGCGCCGGATGCTCCTCGCCGGCGCCGCCACCCTGGGCGCCGCGGGGACCGCGAGAGGCGTTCTGGCGGGCGGTGCCACGGAGACCACCCGGGCTGCTCCTCCGGTCTCCGGCCCACAGGCCCGTCAGGCGCTCAAGCCCTCCGCCTTCCGGCTCCAGCCGCTCACCGGTGACGGGCCGCCGCACACCGAGCCGCGGAAACTGAAGGTCCGCAGGGAACCCATCCTCCAGATCTCCGGGCGCGGCCGGCGCATGATGCTGACCTTCGACGACGGGCCCAACCCGGACTACACCCCGCACATCCTGGACGCCCTCGACAAGTACGACGTGCGGGCGATGTTCTTCGTGTGCGGCGAGTGCGTGGCCGACTACCCGGAACTCGTGGCCCGGATGGCCGACGAAGGCCATGTGGTCGGCAACCACACCTGGACGCATCCGCTGCTGACGACCCTCAACCGCAAGCAGATCCACTCCGAGATGAAGCGCACGAGCGACATCATCGAGCACACCTACGGCGAGCCCCCGCAGTGGTTCCGCGCGCCCTACGGCGCCTGGAACCGGGCCGCGTTCCAGCTGGGAGCCGAGATGGGCATGGAGCCGATGGCGTGGACGGTCGACACCACCGACTGGATGGAGCCCGGCACCGACACCATCATCGACCGGGTGGAGAGCGGCGCCGCCCCCGGGGTCGTGGTGCTCTCCCACGACGCGGGCGGCGATCGCTCGGAGACCGTGCACGCGATCCGTGAATGGCTGCCCTATCTCCTCGACTCCGGATATCACCTGACGGTTCCGCCCCGCCGCGTGTGA
- a CDS encoding SCO0930 family lipoprotein yields MKTSWRTASLVATAASVLALTTACGQDNSTTPASAAQNVGATAPAGSPTTGAGVGTGNGYGADGNQSSSSPSPAASAGKLTVAANPDLGNVLTDGSGLTLYRFDKDTANPPKSNCAGDCATTWPPVPASDATAGAGVDKALLGEVTRADGTKQLTIGGWPAYRYAKDVNGGDVNGQGVGGKWFALAPDGKKASLASLPGLSVRKDPKLGNIIVNKNGMTVYRFLKDKAWPKVISNCTGACLVKWPAVGIVKPDDTQGVKKKGLMGFTRPDGVQQMTVNCWPIYTFSGDKAPGDTNGQGVGGTWYAVSPDGKPVGAPGK; encoded by the coding sequence ATGAAGACCTCCTGGCGGACCGCCTCACTGGTGGCCACAGCCGCTTCGGTGCTGGCGCTGACGACGGCGTGCGGTCAGGACAACAGCACGACCCCGGCCTCGGCGGCCCAGAACGTCGGAGCCACCGCGCCCGCGGGCAGCCCGACCACCGGCGCCGGAGTCGGCACGGGCAACGGCTATGGCGCCGACGGCAACCAGAGCTCCAGCTCCCCGAGCCCGGCCGCCTCCGCGGGCAAGCTGACCGTGGCCGCCAACCCCGACCTCGGCAACGTGCTGACCGACGGCTCCGGCCTCACCCTCTACCGGTTCGACAAGGACACCGCCAATCCGCCCAAGTCGAACTGTGCCGGCGACTGCGCCACCACCTGGCCGCCGGTGCCCGCCAGCGACGCCACCGCCGGCGCCGGCGTCGACAAGGCGCTGCTCGGCGAGGTCACCCGTGCCGACGGCACCAAGCAGCTCACCATCGGCGGCTGGCCCGCCTACCGCTACGCCAAGGACGTCAACGGCGGAGACGTCAACGGTCAGGGCGTGGGCGGCAAGTGGTTCGCGCTCGCCCCCGACGGCAAGAAGGCCTCGCTGGCCTCCCTGCCCGGCCTGTCCGTCCGCAAGGACCCCAAGCTCGGCAACATCATCGTCAACAAGAACGGCATGACCGTCTACCGTTTCCTGAAGGACAAGGCCTGGCCGAAGGTCATCTCGAACTGCACCGGGGCCTGCCTGGTGAAGTGGCCGGCCGTCGGCATCGTCAAGCCCGACGACACCCAGGGCGTCAAGAAGAAGGGCCTGATGGGCTTCACGCGTCCCGACGGTGTGCAGCAGATGACCGTGAACTGCTGGCCGATCTACACCTTCTCCGGGGACAAGGCCCCCGGCGACACCAACGGTCAGGGCGTGGGCGGCACGTGGTACGCCGTCTCGCCCGACGGCAAGCCGGTCGGCGCGCCGGGCAAATAG
- a CDS encoding EAL domain-containing protein produces the protein MSAGPDGPEGRLRRFTTIWSRAVYPVTSTSLTRAEFEAELLPLARRLSELLRARGFDANGAKAVGAALVGAHCTDPEALARTLDCVDAYLVLYCAEDGPQDQPRMRSSRLQHAMAAGYAEALRERTLAEQESIAQAALQAQGLVAQALHASEARFRAVFEGAAIGIGIADLEGNVLQVNDALLRMFGQSDHALRGRRVQDWVHPEDAPQTWKLYEELVLGEREHYHLEKAFNRPDGTVLWTNLTVSLLRDADGAPQYQLALMEDTTERRLLNLRLRYEATHDALTGLPNRTLFFERLEKVLAAGEGQRFGLCYLDLDGFKTVNDSLGHAAGDRLLVEVADRLQSCATAPGEMVARLGGDEFVALTTGPGTERAVDELADRIMSALVTPISIDGRDLMVRGSLGIVEGPAGERTAAEVLRSADITMYRAKSAGGNRSELADPEADARAITRHGLTTALPTALERGEFFIEYQPLVHLGDGSVRGAEALVRWLHPQHGVLGPDRFIPLAEHTGLIVPLGRWVLEESIRQARAWRERHGEETAPGPLRINVNLSPCQLSHPGLVQDTVDILERAGVAPDALCLEVTESALIGADDDLLKPLHRLAEMGVDIALDDFGTGYSNLANLRRLPVSILKLDRSFTMGMQQFPADPVDLKIVEGIVTLAHSLDLAVTVEGVETGAQAEQLRILGCDTAQGWYYARPGPPERLHELALVDATG, from the coding sequence GTGAGCGCCGGGCCGGACGGGCCGGAGGGCAGACTGCGCCGGTTCACGACGATCTGGAGCCGGGCGGTCTACCCCGTGACCTCCACGTCGCTGACCCGCGCGGAGTTCGAGGCGGAACTCCTCCCGCTCGCACGCCGGTTGAGCGAGCTGCTGCGAGCCCGCGGCTTCGACGCGAACGGCGCGAAGGCGGTCGGCGCCGCGCTGGTCGGCGCGCACTGCACCGACCCCGAGGCGCTCGCCCGGACCCTGGACTGCGTGGACGCCTATCTGGTGCTGTACTGCGCCGAGGACGGCCCCCAGGACCAACCGCGCATGCGCTCCTCGCGGTTGCAGCACGCGATGGCCGCCGGGTACGCCGAGGCGCTGCGCGAGCGCACGCTCGCCGAGCAGGAGTCCATCGCCCAGGCCGCGTTGCAGGCCCAGGGCCTGGTCGCGCAGGCCCTGCACGCCAGCGAGGCGCGCTTCCGCGCGGTCTTCGAGGGCGCCGCCATAGGGATCGGCATCGCCGACCTCGAAGGGAACGTCCTCCAGGTCAACGACGCGCTGCTGCGCATGTTCGGGCAGTCCGACCATGCCCTGCGCGGCCGCCGCGTCCAGGACTGGGTGCATCCCGAGGACGCGCCCCAGACCTGGAAGCTCTACGAGGAACTCGTTCTCGGCGAGCGCGAGCACTACCACCTGGAAAAGGCCTTCAACCGCCCCGACGGCACGGTGCTGTGGACCAATCTGACGGTCTCCCTGCTGCGCGACGCCGACGGCGCACCGCAGTACCAGCTCGCCCTCATGGAGGACACCACCGAGCGCCGGCTGCTCAACCTCCGGCTGCGCTACGAGGCGACGCACGACGCCCTCACCGGCCTGCCCAACCGCACGCTGTTCTTCGAGCGCCTGGAGAAGGTGCTGGCGGCGGGCGAGGGGCAGCGCTTCGGCCTGTGCTACCTCGACCTGGACGGCTTCAAGACCGTCAACGACAGCCTCGGGCACGCGGCCGGCGACCGGCTGCTGGTGGAGGTCGCCGACCGGCTGCAGTCCTGTGCGACCGCGCCCGGCGAGATGGTCGCCCGGCTCGGCGGCGACGAGTTCGTCGCCCTGACCACCGGGCCGGGCACGGAGCGCGCCGTGGACGAACTCGCCGATCGCATCATGAGCGCCCTGGTCACCCCGATCAGCATCGACGGCCGGGACCTGATGGTGCGCGGCAGCCTGGGCATCGTCGAAGGCCCGGCGGGGGAACGCACCGCGGCCGAGGTGCTGCGCAGCGCCGACATCACCATGTACCGGGCGAAGTCGGCGGGCGGCAACCGCTCCGAACTCGCCGACCCCGAGGCCGACGCCCGCGCCATCACCCGCCACGGCCTGACGACGGCCCTCCCCACGGCCCTGGAACGCGGCGAGTTCTTCATCGAGTACCAGCCGCTCGTCCACCTCGGCGACGGCAGCGTGCGCGGCGCCGAGGCCCTGGTCCGCTGGCTGCACCCGCAGCACGGCGTGCTCGGCCCCGACCGCTTCATCCCGCTCGCCGAACACACGGGACTGATCGTCCCGCTCGGCCGCTGGGTCCTGGAGGAGTCCATCCGGCAGGCCCGCGCCTGGCGAGAACGTCATGGCGAGGAGACGGCCCCCGGCCCCCTGCGCATCAACGTCAACCTGTCGCCGTGCCAGCTCAGTCATCCGGGCCTGGTGCAGGACACCGTCGACATCCTGGAGCGCGCGGGTGTCGCCCCGGACGCCCTGTGTCTGGAGGTCACCGAGTCCGCGCTCATCGGCGCCGACGACGATCTGCTCAAACCCCTGCACCGGCTGGCCGAGATGGGCGTCGACATCGCCCTGGACGACTTCGGCACCGGATACTCCAACCTCGCCAACCTGCGGCGCCTGCCGGTGAGCATCCTCAAGCTGGACCGCTCCTTCACCATGGGCATGCAGCAGTTCCCCGCCGACCCCGTCGACCTCAAGATCGTCGAGGGGATCGTCACCCTGGCCCACAGCCTCGACCTCGCGGTCACCGTCGAGGGCGTCGAAACCGGCGCCCAGGCCGAACAACTCCGGATACTGGGCTGCGACACCGCCCAGGGCTGGTACTACGCCCGCCCGGGCCCACCCGAGCGTCTTCACGAGCTTGCACTGGTGGACGCAACGGGCTGA
- a CDS encoding fumarate reductase/succinate dehydrogenase flavoprotein subunit has protein sequence MTEYVNYATGEPVVDTKAPAGPVGERWDKRRFEAKLVNPANRRKHTVIVVGTGLAGGSAGATLAEQGYHVVQFCYQDSPRRAHSIAAQGGINAAKNYRNDGDSIHRLFYDTVKGGDFRARESNVHRLAQISVEIIDQCVAQGVPFAREYGGLLDTRSFGGVQVSRTFYARGQTGQQLLLGAYQALSRQIAAGNVEMHPRTEMLDLIVVAGRARGIVARDLITGRIDTYFADAVVLASGGYGNVFYLSTNAMNSNATAVWRAHRRGAYFANPCFTQIHPTCIPRTGDHQSKLTLMSESLRNDGRIWVPKAKGDTRPPHRIPEDERDYYLERIYPSFGNLVPRDIASRAAKNVCDEGRGVGPGGQGVYLDFADAIQRMGRKAVEAKYGNLFDMYQRITDEDPYEVPMRIYPAVHYTMGGLWVDYDLQTTVPGLFAIGEANFSDHGANRLGASALMQGLADGYFVLPATINDYLARNPHQEPVTPEHPAVQEVLAETEDRLNLLLTVDGDRTPDSFHRELGELMWEFCGMARTDSGLRKALERIPQIREEFWRRIKVPGTGEEFNQSLEKANRIVDYLELAELMCLDALHRAESCGGHFREESQTPDGEAARRDDAFGYAAAWEFTGTSTAPVLHKEDLVFEYVHPTQRSYA, from the coding sequence ATGACCGAATACGTGAACTACGCGACGGGCGAGCCGGTCGTCGACACCAAGGCCCCGGCCGGCCCGGTCGGCGAGCGCTGGGACAAGCGCCGCTTCGAGGCCAAGCTGGTCAACCCCGCCAACCGGCGCAAGCACACGGTCATCGTCGTCGGCACCGGCCTCGCGGGCGGCTCCGCGGGCGCCACCCTCGCCGAACAGGGCTACCACGTCGTCCAGTTCTGCTACCAGGACTCCCCGCGCCGCGCCCACTCCATCGCCGCGCAGGGCGGCATCAACGCGGCGAAGAACTACCGCAACGACGGCGACTCGATCCACCGGCTGTTCTACGACACCGTCAAGGGCGGCGACTTCCGCGCCCGCGAGTCCAACGTCCACCGGCTCGCGCAGATCTCGGTGGAGATCATCGACCAGTGCGTGGCCCAGGGCGTGCCCTTCGCCCGCGAGTACGGCGGACTGCTCGACACCCGCTCCTTCGGCGGCGTACAGGTCTCGCGCACGTTCTACGCCCGTGGCCAGACGGGGCAGCAACTGCTCCTCGGCGCCTACCAGGCCCTCAGCAGGCAGATCGCCGCGGGCAACGTGGAGATGCACCCGCGCACCGAGATGCTCGACCTGATCGTCGTGGCCGGGCGGGCCCGCGGGATCGTGGCCCGCGACCTGATCACGGGCCGTATCGACACCTACTTCGCGGACGCCGTCGTCCTCGCCAGCGGCGGCTACGGAAACGTCTTCTATCTGTCGACCAACGCCATGAACTCCAACGCGACCGCCGTCTGGCGGGCGCACCGGCGCGGCGCCTACTTCGCCAACCCCTGCTTCACCCAGATCCATCCGACCTGCATCCCGCGCACCGGCGACCATCAGTCCAAGCTGACGCTGATGAGCGAGTCGCTGCGCAACGACGGCCGGATCTGGGTGCCGAAGGCCAAGGGCGACACCCGCCCGCCCCACCGGATCCCCGAGGACGAGCGCGACTACTACCTGGAGCGCATCTATCCGTCCTTCGGCAACCTGGTCCCGCGCGACATCGCCTCCCGCGCCGCGAAGAACGTCTGCGACGAGGGCAGGGGCGTCGGTCCCGGCGGGCAGGGCGTCTACCTCGACTTCGCCGACGCCATCCAGCGGATGGGCCGCAAGGCCGTCGAGGCCAAGTACGGCAACCTCTTCGACATGTACCAGCGGATCACCGACGAGGATCCGTACGAGGTGCCGATGCGGATCTACCCGGCCGTGCACTACACGATGGGCGGCCTGTGGGTCGACTACGACCTGCAGACCACCGTCCCCGGCCTGTTCGCGATCGGCGAGGCCAACTTCTCCGACCACGGCGCCAACCGGCTCGGCGCCTCCGCGCTGATGCAGGGCCTCGCCGACGGCTACTTCGTGCTGCCGGCCACCATCAACGACTACCTGGCCCGCAACCCCCACCAGGAGCCGGTCACCCCCGAACACCCCGCCGTACAGGAGGTGCTGGCCGAGACCGAGGACCGGCTCAATCTGCTCCTCACGGTGGACGGCGACCGCACCCCGGACTCCTTCCACCGTGAACTCGGCGAGCTGATGTGGGAGTTCTGCGGAATGGCCCGCACCGACTCCGGCCTGCGCAAGGCCCTGGAGCGCATCCCGCAGATCCGCGAGGAGTTCTGGCGGCGCATCAAGGTGCCCGGCACCGGCGAGGAGTTCAACCAGTCGCTGGAGAAGGCCAACCGGATCGTCGACTATCTGGAGCTGGCCGAGCTGATGTGTCTCGACGCACTGCACCGCGCCGAGTCCTGCGGCGGCCACTTCCGCGAGGAGTCCCAGACCCCGGACGGCGAAGCCGCCCGCAGGGACGACGCGTTCGGCTACGCGGCCGCCTGGGAGTTCACCGGTACGAGCACCGCTCCCGTCCTGCACAAGGAAGACCTGGTCTTCGAGTACGTCCACCCCACTCAGCGGAGCTACGCATGA
- a CDS encoding class F sortase, whose amino-acid sequence MLASDLSTLSELAELAEEDERRRKRAPWGVMALLLLTGLALLRNGSGEFDVGPPQPASAAAPDIRTGMGTFSAPAKPLDFSTVDRIRIPAIRVNAPVMPVGLNADGWVGAPPADNANLAGWFTGAVSPGEKGTAVVVGHVDNQRGPAVFYGLGALKKGNRIEVLRKDGRTAVFETYGVEVFSKNRFPGERVYGSKGTPELRVITCGGGFSKRNGYDGNVVVFARLVAVS is encoded by the coding sequence ATGCTTGCGTCCGACCTGTCCACGCTCTCGGAGCTGGCCGAACTTGCCGAAGAAGACGAGCGGCGCAGGAAACGCGCCCCATGGGGCGTGATGGCGCTTCTCCTGCTGACCGGCCTGGCGCTCTTGCGCAATGGTTCGGGGGAGTTCGACGTCGGTCCGCCGCAGCCCGCCTCGGCGGCGGCTCCGGACATCCGTACCGGCATGGGCACCTTCAGCGCGCCCGCGAAGCCGCTCGACTTCTCCACCGTCGACCGGATCCGGATCCCCGCGATCCGGGTCAACGCCCCGGTCATGCCCGTCGGTCTGAACGCGGACGGCTGGGTCGGCGCGCCACCGGCGGACAACGCCAACCTGGCCGGCTGGTTCACCGGTGCGGTCTCCCCCGGCGAGAAGGGCACCGCCGTCGTCGTGGGGCACGTCGACAACCAGCGGGGTCCCGCCGTGTTCTACGGACTCGGGGCGCTGAAGAAGGGAAACCGGATCGAGGTCCTGCGCAAGGACGGAAGAACCGCGGTGTTCGAGACCTACGGCGTCGAGGTCTTCTCGAAGAACCGGTTCCCGGGTGAGCGCGTCTACGGCTCGAAGGGAACTCCGGAACTCCGGGTCATCACCTGCGGCGGCGGATTCTCCAAGCGGAACGGATACGACGGAAATGTCGTCGTCTTCGCCCGCCTGGTCGCGGTGAGCTGA